A single Oryctolagus cuniculus chromosome 18, mOryCun1.1, whole genome shotgun sequence DNA region contains:
- the LOC100343623 gene encoding leukocyte immunoglobulin-like receptor subfamily A member 5 isoform X2 translates to MGGGAQTPALTALLCLGLCRVPGDGAQAGTLPKHSIWADPGPLVAVGSPVTLWCQGSLQAEVYHMYTESGRHPWETRPQQDSRHKASFSVITSMSSHDTGQYCCVYWTSLGHSQPSDPLTLVVTGMFPAPSLSAQPSPVVASGENVSLSCGSDEAGTAHLLKEGGAGPLHSLEARYSHGAGLWQATFLLGPVDSTQRGIYRCYRADTNKTRVWSLPSDPLQLEVSAPAPQDHTLENLIRMGVAGLVLLGLGLLLAEAWYSHRRNRAAGRW, encoded by the exons ATGGGCGGcggggcccagaccccagccctcactgccctcctctgcctgg GGCTGTGCCGGGTGCCAGGGGATGGGGCACAGGCGG GGACCCTCCCCAAGCACTCCATCTGGGCCGACCCAGGCCCCCTGGTCGCCGTAGGAAGCCCTGTGACCCTCTGGTGCCAGGGGTCTCTGCAGGCTGAGGTCTATCATATGTATACAGAGAGCGGCCGTCATCCCTGGGAAACGAGGCCCCAGCAGGACTCCAGACACAAGGCCAGCTTCTCCGTGATCACGTCCATGAGCTCCCATGACACAGGGCAGTACTGTTGTGTGTATTGGACCTCGCTCGGCCACTCCCAGCCCAGTGACCCCCTGACCCTGGTGGTGACGG GGATGTTCCCGGCGCCCTCCCTGTCGGCCCAGCCAAGCCCTGTGGTGGCGTCAGGAGAGAACGTGTCCCTCTCCTGTGGCTCAGATGAGGCGGGCACTGCCCATCTGCTGAAGGAGGGTGGAGCCGGCCCCCTGCACAGCCTGGAAGCCAGATACTCCcatggggctgggctgtggcaggccACCTTCCTCCTGGGCCCCGTGGACAGCACCCAAAGGGGCATCTACAGGTGCTACCGTGCTGACACCAACAAGACCCGTGTGTGGTCACTGCCCAGTGACCCCCTGCAGCTGGAGGTGTCAG ccccagcaccccaggaCCACACCCTGGAGAACCTCATCCGCATGGGCGTGGCGGGCTTGGTCCTGCTGGGCCTCGGGCTTCTGCTGGCAGAGGCTTGGTACAGCCACAGAAGGAACCGGGCTGCAGGCCGGTGGTGA
- the LOC100343623 gene encoding leukocyte immunoglobulin-like receptor subfamily A member 6 isoform X1: MGGGAQTPALTALLCLGLCRVPGDGAQAGTLPKHSIWADPGPLVAVGSPVTLWCQGSLQAEVYHMYTESGRHPWETRPQQDSRHKASFSVITSMSSHDTGQYCCVYWTSLGHSQPSDPLTLVVTGMFPAPSLSAQPSPVVASGENVSLSCGSDEAGTAHLLKEGGAGPLHSLEARYSHGAGLWQATFLLGPVDSTQRGIYRCYRADTNKTRVWSLPSDPLQLEVSGEGPSPVSSVLMVSAGLSPQEDWAGGGDLGEVTGSEKQQRSQPWGPGHPVWHRVCVGSGVDGTGVLGRELGWVHRPLTKPTLGEGTP; the protein is encoded by the exons ATGGGCGGcggggcccagaccccagccctcactgccctcctctgcctgg GGCTGTGCCGGGTGCCAGGGGATGGGGCACAGGCGG GGACCCTCCCCAAGCACTCCATCTGGGCCGACCCAGGCCCCCTGGTCGCCGTAGGAAGCCCTGTGACCCTCTGGTGCCAGGGGTCTCTGCAGGCTGAGGTCTATCATATGTATACAGAGAGCGGCCGTCATCCCTGGGAAACGAGGCCCCAGCAGGACTCCAGACACAAGGCCAGCTTCTCCGTGATCACGTCCATGAGCTCCCATGACACAGGGCAGTACTGTTGTGTGTATTGGACCTCGCTCGGCCACTCCCAGCCCAGTGACCCCCTGACCCTGGTGGTGACGG GGATGTTCCCGGCGCCCTCCCTGTCGGCCCAGCCAAGCCCTGTGGTGGCGTCAGGAGAGAACGTGTCCCTCTCCTGTGGCTCAGATGAGGCGGGCACTGCCCATCTGCTGAAGGAGGGTGGAGCCGGCCCCCTGCACAGCCTGGAAGCCAGATACTCCcatggggctgggctgtggcaggccACCTTCCTCCTGGGCCCCGTGGACAGCACCCAAAGGGGCATCTACAGGTGCTACCGTGCTGACACCAACAAGACCCGTGTGTGGTCACTGCCCAGTGACCCCCTGCAGCTGGAGGTGTCAGGTGAGGGCCCCAGCCCTGTCTCATCAGTCCTCATGGTCAGTGCAGGGCTGTCCCCACAGGAggactgggctgggggaggggacctgggggaggTCACAGGGAGTGAGAAACAGCAGAGGTCTCAGCCCTGGGGCCCGGGTCACCCTGTGTGGCACAGGGTTTGTGTGGGAAGTGGAGTGGATGGAACAGGGGTATTGGGAAGGGAACTGGGCTGGGTGCACAGGCCTCTCACAAAGCCCACGCTGGGCGAGGGGACTCCCTAG